In Sedimenticola thiotaurini, the following proteins share a genomic window:
- the rsxC gene encoding electron transport complex subunit RsxC, producing MSKQKHTLYRFHGGLHLPDNKSQSLKLPLEQVALPKQLIIPLQQHIGESAEPLVKVGDHVLKGDMLAKPQGYVSAPVHASSSGTVVAIEAQPIPHPSGLRADCVVIETDGKETWGNQLEPMPDYREVDPSLVRERIRNAGIVGMGGAAFPASVKLTPGQENPIHTLIINGAECEPYITCDDLLMQTQAEKILLGVDIIRRLVGAERCLFGIEDNKPKAIEQIQLAVNEAGFDWISVIAIPTLYPSGGEKQLIKVLTDQEIPSGSIPAKIGMLCHNVTTAFAIAEAVVDGKPLISRYVTVTGNGVRQPRNLEALIGTPVAALIAQAGGYTDQVTKLIVGGPMMGFTLTTDQVPVTKATNCLLAADSHEAPDPGPALPCIRCGRCADACPANLLPQQMYWYARAKDLEKVQEYNLFDCIECGCCSHVCPSHIPLVQYFRFAKTESWAQEKEQRAAERARQRHEAQLARKERLEAERKAKLRKKKEALKKPVRKQPDSDVAGAEADPKKAAIAAALKRAAEKKAKLAEQGIAPKNQANLSDSQQKAIDRADQRRTENQTDAVTSEKQGE from the coding sequence GTGTCAAAGCAGAAGCATACCCTCTACCGATTCCATGGCGGGTTGCACCTGCCGGATAACAAAAGCCAGTCACTCAAACTACCGCTGGAGCAGGTGGCGCTGCCAAAACAGCTGATCATCCCCCTGCAACAGCATATCGGCGAGAGCGCGGAGCCCCTGGTCAAGGTGGGGGATCATGTACTCAAGGGCGATATGCTGGCCAAACCACAGGGCTACGTGAGCGCCCCGGTACACGCCTCCTCATCCGGCACTGTGGTGGCAATCGAAGCCCAGCCGATCCCCCACCCCTCCGGTTTACGGGCCGACTGCGTGGTGATTGAAACCGACGGCAAGGAGACCTGGGGCAACCAGCTGGAACCGATGCCCGACTACCGGGAGGTCGACCCATCGCTGGTGCGGGAACGTATCCGCAATGCGGGCATTGTGGGCATGGGCGGTGCCGCATTCCCGGCCAGCGTAAAGCTGACACCAGGGCAGGAAAACCCGATCCATACCCTGATCATCAATGGTGCGGAGTGCGAACCCTACATCACCTGTGATGACCTGTTGATGCAGACCCAGGCGGAGAAGATCCTGCTGGGCGTGGACATCATCCGCCGCCTGGTTGGTGCGGAGCGTTGTCTGTTTGGCATTGAAGACAACAAGCCCAAAGCGATCGAGCAGATCCAGCTGGCGGTAAATGAAGCCGGATTCGACTGGATCTCGGTAATCGCCATCCCCACCCTCTACCCGAGCGGTGGCGAGAAGCAGTTGATCAAGGTGTTGACCGACCAGGAGATACCCTCCGGTAGTATCCCCGCCAAGATCGGCATGCTGTGCCATAACGTGACAACCGCCTTCGCCATTGCGGAAGCGGTGGTCGATGGCAAACCACTCATCTCCCGCTATGTCACTGTGACCGGTAATGGGGTCAGGCAACCGCGAAACCTGGAGGCGTTGATCGGTACACCTGTAGCGGCCCTGATCGCCCAGGCCGGCGGCTACACTGACCAGGTGACCAAACTGATCGTTGGCGGTCCCATGATGGGATTCACCCTGACTACTGACCAGGTACCGGTCACCAAGGCCACCAACTGCCTGCTGGCGGCCGACAGCCACGAGGCACCCGATCCCGGCCCTGCACTGCCCTGCATCCGCTGCGGTCGCTGTGCCGACGCCTGCCCCGCCAACCTGTTGCCCCAACAGATGTACTGGTATGCCCGGGCCAAGGATCTGGAGAAAGTGCAGGAGTACAACCTGTTTGACTGTATCGAATGCGGTTGCTGCTCCCATGTCTGCCCCTCCCATATCCCGCTGGTGCAGTATTTCCGCTTTGCCAAGACCGAGAGTTGGGCACAGGAGAAGGAGCAGCGGGCGGCGGAACGGGCGCGTCAGCGTCACGAAGCACAGTTGGCCAGAAAGGAGCGCCTGGAGGCGGAGCGCAAGGCCAAACTGCGGAAGAAGAAAGAGGCGCTGAAGAAGCCGGTTAGAAAACAGCCGGACTCCGATGTAGCCGGTGCTGAGGCAGATCCCAAAAAAGCAGCCATCGCCGC